One window of Bacteroidales bacterium genomic DNA carries:
- a CDS encoding T9SS type A sorting domain-containing protein codes for MKKLFLTLTVLLCYLFSYSQITTVPEYPTDMDQVLLTFDATGTPLENYSGDVYTHTGVIIEGNTNWQHVIGSWNNNDTQPKLTSIGNKKYTLTIAPNIRAFYGVPASEIIRKMAFVFRSADSQTQSADLFVDVFEAGLSIIISQPASDRVMMVENEILPVVAASPQADSMFLYVNNELHLAIEGIQINYEIIATSTAGYWQDIPVEVVAKNEENSISASFIYFVIPAPEIADLPAGMVDGINYIDDNTVLLSLYAPFKSFVFVLGDFNNWEHNEDFYMKKTTESNRYWVQINNLVAGQEYIFQYEVDGEIRIGDPYAEKVSDPWNDQYINNATYPNLISYPSGVTSGIATVLQTAQEPYEWQVTNFTPPAVEDMVVYELLVRDFTALHTFQSLIDTIGYFKRLGVNVIELMPVNEFEGNISWGYNPNYYFAVDKYYGPKNTLKAFIDECHANGIAVVLDMVLNHSFGTSPNVMLWWDQANNRPAGNSPYYNTIAKHDFNVGFDFNHESPATREFTKRVNDFWLTEYNVDGFRFDLSKGFTQKNTLGNTGAWGNYDQTRIDIWNDYSAAIWETNPDAYVILEHFADNSEETVLSNNGMMLWGNLNYNYNEATMGYNANSDFSWISYKKRGWNDPHVMGYMESHDEQRLLYKNYLYGASAAGYSTKDTTIALQRMALAANFFFTIPGPKMIWQFGEYGYDVDIDFNGRTGPKPIRWFYLDDWRRAYLFNVYAALIDLKNTHDVFSTTDFTLNVTSSSKSIILKHGSMNVVVLGNFGTTATTVTPNWPSQGTWYEFYTQSELSVPNNTITVSLEPGEYKLFSSVKIEKPEWLNTSIEEPGIYQSSGWFRVSPNPSKENFLFTFNLIDNLEVSIDIYNSKGQIINQQSQFMSPGNQILEWKSGQLKPGLYLARISAGHQQEVIKLILQ; via the coding sequence ATGAAAAAGCTATTTCTAACCCTTACAGTGCTGTTATGTTATCTTTTCTCATACAGTCAGATCACTACTGTTCCTGAATACCCGACAGACATGGATCAGGTGCTCCTAACATTTGATGCAACCGGTACACCACTCGAAAATTATAGCGGGGATGTTTACACACACACGGGCGTAATCATTGAAGGAAACACTAATTGGCAGCATGTGATCGGGAGTTGGAATAACAATGATACCCAACCAAAACTTACGAGTATTGGAAACAAAAAATACACCCTGACCATTGCACCAAATATCAGGGCATTTTATGGAGTGCCGGCCAGTGAGATCATCCGGAAGATGGCTTTCGTTTTCAGAAGCGCTGATAGCCAAACCCAATCTGCTGATCTGTTTGTAGATGTTTTCGAAGCCGGATTGAGCATCATCATCAGCCAGCCGGCAAGCGACAGGGTAATGATGGTCGAAAATGAGATTTTGCCCGTTGTAGCTGCCAGCCCACAGGCCGATTCAATGTTTCTCTATGTTAACAATGAACTTCATTTGGCCATTGAAGGAATTCAGATTAACTATGAAATCATTGCAACAAGCACTGCAGGTTATTGGCAGGATATTCCTGTAGAAGTGGTTGCAAAAAATGAGGAAAATTCAATTTCTGCTTCTTTCATTTATTTCGTTATTCCCGCACCCGAAATTGCCGACTTGCCGGCTGGGATGGTTGACGGGATTAACTATATCGACGACAACACCGTTTTACTTTCTCTTTATGCTCCTTTCAAAAGTTTTGTGTTCGTACTCGGTGATTTTAATAATTGGGAGCACAACGAGGATTTCTACATGAAAAAAACTACTGAAAGCAACCGTTACTGGGTTCAAATTAACAACCTGGTTGCAGGTCAGGAATACATTTTCCAATACGAGGTTGATGGTGAAATCAGGATTGGCGATCCTTACGCCGAGAAGGTGAGCGACCCCTGGAATGACCAGTATATCAACAATGCCACCTATCCCAACCTGATCAGCTATCCCAGCGGAGTGACGTCAGGCATAGCTACTGTGTTGCAGACAGCGCAAGAGCCTTACGAATGGCAGGTTACAAATTTTACCCCACCAGCAGTTGAGGACATGGTAGTTTATGAACTTTTAGTGCGCGATTTCACCGCGCTGCATACTTTCCAGAGCCTGATTGATACCATTGGGTATTTCAAAAGACTTGGCGTGAATGTGATTGAATTGATGCCAGTTAACGAATTTGAAGGAAACATTTCCTGGGGTTACAATCCGAATTACTACTTTGCCGTTGATAAATATTACGGTCCGAAAAACACGCTGAAAGCCTTTATTGACGAATGTCATGCCAATGGAATTGCTGTGGTGTTGGATATGGTGCTTAATCACTCTTTCGGTACTTCTCCCAATGTGATGCTTTGGTGGGATCAAGCCAACAATCGCCCTGCCGGTAACAGCCCATATTACAACACAATCGCAAAACATGACTTTAACGTTGGTTTCGATTTTAATCACGAAAGCCCGGCTACAAGAGAATTCACCAAGCGGGTCAACGACTTTTGGCTTACCGAATACAACGTTGACGGTTTCCGGTTCGATCTTTCAAAAGGATTTACCCAGAAAAATACGCTAGGAAATACAGGGGCATGGGGGAATTATGATCAGACAAGGATTGATATCTGGAATGACTATTCTGCAGCCATTTGGGAGACTAACCCTGATGCTTACGTCATCCTTGAGCATTTCGCCGATAACTCTGAAGAAACCGTACTTTCCAACAACGGGATGATGTTGTGGGGTAACCTCAACTACAATTACAATGAAGCCACGATGGGCTATAACGCCAACTCCGATTTTTCATGGATTTCTTATAAAAAGCGCGGTTGGAACGATCCACACGTCATGGGCTATATGGAAAGCCATGATGAGCAGCGTCTGCTCTATAAAAATTACCTTTATGGCGCCAGTGCAGCAGGTTACAGCACAAAAGACACCACCATTGCATTGCAGCGTATGGCACTGGCTGCTAACTTTTTCTTTACTATTCCGGGACCAAAAATGATCTGGCAGTTTGGCGAATATGGTTATGATGTGGACATTGATTTTAATGGCCGGACAGGTCCAAAACCTATTCGCTGGTTCTACCTGGATGACTGGCGGCGTGCTTATCTGTTCAATGTTTACGCTGCGCTGATTGATCTTAAAAACACTCATGATGTGTTCAGCACAACCGATTTTACCCTGAACGTGACAAGCTCAAGTAAGTCCATCATCCTAAAACATGGTTCAATGAATGTCGTAGTCCTGGGAAATTTCGGAACGACCGCCACAACTGTAACCCCCAACTGGCCAAGCCAGGGAACCTGGTATGAATTTTATACCCAGTCGGAGTTAAGTGTCCCAAACAACACCATTACTGTTAGTTTGGAACCTGGAGAATACAAACTCTTTTCGAGCGTGAAAATTGAAAAACCGGAATGGCTCAACACTTCGATTGAGGAACCAGGAATTTATCAATCAAGTGGTTGGTTTAGGGTTTCCCCAAATCCTTCGAAAGAAAATTTTTTATTTACCTTTAATTTGATTGATAATCTGGAAGTTTCGATCGATATTTATAATTCCAAAGGCCAGATAATCAATCAACAAAGTCAGTTTATGTCACCTGGAAATCAGATTCTCGAATGGAAATCGGGTCAATTAAAGCCAGGACTTTATCTGGCAAGGATCAGTGCCGGCCATCAGCAGGAAGTGATAAAGTTGATTTTACAATAA
- a CDS encoding dienelactone hydrolase family protein has translation MKNPLFKKILQLLALIGLPLLSCAQKSLFEKAVFVSDSDTLPYRILYPDDFDKSKKYPLLLFLHGSGERGNDNEAQLRNGVDFFATSDNLKNFPAIVLVPQCPVEDYWSSVERTLDEKGNRKFNFSEELEPTPIMHLLTDFLEEYRLKPWIDLDRLYVGGLSMGGMGTFELLALRPDWFAAAFPICGGGDPESAVKYAGKTSLWIFHGEVDDVVPVVRSVEMADVINEAGGDARLTIYPGVGHASWINAFKEPELLQWVFSKRKKH, from the coding sequence ATGAAAAATCCTTTATTTAAAAAAATCCTACAGCTCCTGGCGCTCATCGGCCTGCCACTTTTATCCTGCGCCCAGAAATCTCTTTTCGAGAAAGCAGTATTTGTCAGCGATTCAGACACGCTTCCTTACAGAATTTTGTACCCGGATGATTTCGATAAATCAAAAAAATATCCACTTCTTCTTTTTCTGCATGGGTCTGGTGAACGGGGAAATGATAATGAAGCACAACTCAGGAATGGCGTTGATTTTTTTGCCACTTCCGATAACCTGAAAAACTTTCCCGCAATTGTGCTTGTCCCGCAATGTCCTGTTGAAGATTATTGGTCATCGGTAGAAAGGACTTTGGATGAAAAGGGAAACCGGAAGTTCAATTTTTCTGAAGAATTGGAGCCAACCCCCATCATGCATTTGCTTACCGATTTCCTGGAGGAATACCGCCTAAAACCATGGATTGACCTTGACCGTTTGTATGTTGGCGGCCTTTCGATGGGAGGCATGGGTACGTTTGAATTGTTAGCCCTCAGGCCCGATTGGTTTGCAGCTGCCTTTCCGATCTGTGGTGGCGGAGATCCGGAAAGCGCTGTAAAATATGCCGGAAAGACTTCCCTCTGGATTTTCCATGGCGAGGTTGATGATGTAGTCCCTGTTGTCCGCTCCGTCGAAATGGCGGATGTAATCAATGAAGCCGGAGGTGACGCCCGGCTGACCATTTACCCCGGGGTTGGACATGCCAGTTGGATAAATGCGTTTAAGGAGCCGGAGTTACTGCAGTGGGTTTTTTCGAAAAGGAAAAAACATTAA
- a CDS encoding sodium/sugar symporter, with the protein MTFSTIDYIVFGVYCFIIIGLGLFISTRKKRSETDSSDYFLAGRALPWWAIGASLIASNISAEQFIGMSGSGFAIGLAIASYEWMAALTLLIVAVFFLPIFLKKKIFTMPQFLETRFDKRVKTVMAIFWLIVFVFVNLTSILYLGALAMERIMGVPMFYGIIGLAAFAALYSIYGGLKAVAWTDVVQVVFLVGGGLLTTYFALNYLGGDRGFLEGFRQLLVMVPEKFDMILEKGSMMVPDGKGGLKDAYLDLPGISVLIGGMWVANLYYWGCNQYIIQRALAAKSIREAQKGLAFAAYLKILLPLIVVIPGIVAYALQADIAKSDEAYPWLLHSFVPSGVKGLAFAALVAAIVSSLASMMNSVSTIFTMDVYREYFNKHASEQKLVRTGRMVSTGALLIAIFIAPLLSNLDQAFQYIQEFTGFVSPGALAIFLAGFFYRKATSNGALAAAIGTFAFSLLFKIFLPEMPFMDRMGIVFLLCVGLIWLFAILQGSKVHTKAITIHKSQFHTDKAFKVASVGIIIILIVLYAVWW; encoded by the coding sequence ATGACATTCTCTACCATTGACTACATCGTTTTTGGAGTTTACTGCTTCATCATCATCGGACTGGGTTTGTTTATTTCGACCCGGAAAAAAAGAAGCGAAACCGATTCAAGTGATTATTTTCTTGCCGGCCGCGCACTGCCGTGGTGGGCTATCGGCGCTTCGCTGATCGCCTCCAATATTTCAGCCGAACAATTCATCGGCATGTCAGGTTCGGGCTTTGCCATCGGTCTTGCCATAGCCTCCTATGAGTGGATGGCAGCATTAACCTTGCTGATTGTTGCTGTTTTCTTTCTTCCCATTTTCCTGAAAAAGAAAATTTTTACCATGCCACAGTTCCTTGAAACCCGTTTTGACAAAAGGGTGAAAACGGTGATGGCTATCTTTTGGCTGATCGTTTTTGTATTTGTCAACCTTACTTCCATTCTTTACCTCGGTGCACTTGCCATGGAACGCATCATGGGTGTGCCGATGTTTTACGGAATCATCGGGTTGGCGGCTTTTGCAGCGCTTTATTCCATTTACGGCGGATTGAAAGCCGTTGCATGGACGGATGTAGTGCAGGTAGTTTTCCTTGTCGGGGGCGGATTGCTTACCACTTATTTCGCATTGAATTATCTGGGTGGCGACCGTGGATTCCTTGAAGGATTCAGGCAATTGCTCGTGATGGTGCCCGAAAAATTTGACATGATTCTCGAAAAAGGCTCAATGATGGTTCCCGATGGGAAAGGTGGTCTGAAGGATGCTTATCTTGATCTTCCCGGTATCAGCGTGCTGATTGGCGGGATGTGGGTGGCCAACCTCTACTATTGGGGTTGCAACCAGTATATCATCCAGCGCGCACTGGCAGCCAAAAGCATCCGCGAAGCACAGAAAGGGCTGGCCTTTGCAGCTTACCTGAAAATATTGCTCCCATTGATTGTGGTCATTCCCGGAATTGTTGCTTACGCCCTGCAGGCTGACATTGCCAAATCGGATGAAGCTTACCCCTGGCTGCTCCATAGTTTTGTCCCTTCAGGAGTAAAAGGGCTTGCTTTTGCTGCACTGGTGGCCGCCATCGTCAGTTCGCTCGCATCCATGATGAACAGCGTAAGTACGATCTTTACGATGGACGTTTACAGGGAGTATTTTAATAAACATGCATCAGAACAGAAGCTGGTTAGAACCGGTCGGATGGTGAGCACAGGTGCGCTGCTGATCGCCATTTTTATCGCCCCCTTGTTATCCAATCTTGACCAGGCATTCCAATACATACAAGAATTCACCGGGTTTGTAAGCCCTGGTGCGCTGGCTATTTTCCTTGCCGGATTTTTCTATCGGAAAGCCACATCCAACGGCGCTCTGGCGGCAGCTATCGGAACTTTCGCCTTTTCATTGCTGTTCAAGATTTTCCTGCCAGAAATGCCCTTTATGGACCGGATGGGTATTGTTTTCCTGCTCTGCGTCGGGCTAATTTGGCTGTTTGCCATCCTCCAGGGGAGCAAGGTGCATACCAAAGCGATCACTATTCATAAATCGCAATTCCACACCGACAAGGCTTTCAAGGTGGCTTCTGTTGGTATCATCATTATTCTGATTGTCCTTTATGCTGTTTGGTGGTAA